The following nucleotide sequence is from Firmicutes bacterium ASF500.
CCGCCGCAGCGACAGCAGCGCCAGCCGAATCCATCCGGGTAAGCAGCTACAAAGGCAGTACCCTGGAGGTGGGAGAGCGAAGCGGCCTCATCATCGGCCCCAGCGGTACGGAGTACGCCGTCACCTCCAGCGACCCGGACACGGTAGCGGTGGAGCAGGTGCTGACCTTCTGGGTCGCTGTCGCCAAGGCAGAGGGGAACGTAGAGATTACTGCATCCAACAGTGCCGGAGAGTGCGGGAGCATGACACTAACGGTCAGCTCCGCTGACTCCGCCCCACTGGAGGTCCCCGCCAGCGGGGACAGCACCAGCCTAACGGACAACCTGGAGATACGGCAGGAGATGATCCGGCTCATCAACCAGACCAGAAAGGCCGGCGGGATGCCAGAACTGCCTGTCAACGAGGCCCTGATGAACGCCGCCCAAACTTGCTCCAACCGGCGCTATACCTGGCATCACGCTCCAGAGGAGGGTCAGGCCGCTGCCGATGCCGGATACCCCTACGGCTTCGGTGACAACCTCACCGTGTTCACCGGCACAGCCGATGCCGCCCAACGCGCTGTTGACAACTGGATCAACTCCCCCGGTCACTTCGAGACCATGATCGACTCAAGATGCGACTGTATCGGCGTGGGCGTGACCCAGTACGACGGCATCACCTACTGCTATATGTTCGTCGGGATACCCAACAGCGTCAACTTCTATGCGTAAATGAACAGCATTCGGAGCGGGCCGTCCAGAAGGCTGGACGGCCCGCTCTCATGGCGGCGGAAATAGAGTGCAGGCAGGAAAATATGATACCCGGAAGTGCAGATTTTCTGCTCAGATTTTGCATAGCATAAAACAAAGAATAAAAGCTGTGGGCAATTAGGAAAATCTTAAGAAATTATTATGGAAAAAACAAGGAGCTGCAAAAGAAAATCTGATATAATGGTTAAAATTCACCACAGAAAAGAGGTAAGTGAAATGGCTAATCGGATTTTAGTTGTAGATGATGAAGCTGAAATTGCCGACCTGATCGAAGCCTATCTGACCGGCGAAAATTATACAGTATTTAAGTTCTACTCGGCAACGGAAGCCCTTGCGTGTATCAACACCACGGAGCTTGACCTTGCCATTCTTGATGTGATGATGCCGGAAATAGACGGCTTTGCGCTGTGCCAGAAGATACGGGAAAAGCACACCTGGCCCATTATCATGCTGACGGCCAAGGACGAGGAGACAGACAAAATCACGGGTCTGACCCTGGGGGCGGACGACTATGTAACCAAGCCTTTTCGCCCTCTGGAGCTGATGGCGAGGGTGAAATCTCAACTGCGCCGGTATCAGAAATACAACCCCGCCCGTTCCGGCAGCATAGAAACACCCACTGCCCCGGCAGACACCATCATCTGCGGCGACTTGACCATGAATATCAAGGCCCACACCTGTTTCCTGGGTGAAAAACCGCTGGTGCTGACACCTACGGAATTTTCTATCCTGCGTATTCTCCTGGAGAACGCCGGGAACGTAGTCAGCTCGGAAGAACTGTTTCACAAA
It contains:
- the phoP gene encoding Alkaline phosphatase synthesis transcriptional regulatory protein PhoP, whose product is MANRILVVDDEAEIADLIEAYLTGENYTVFKFYSATEALACINTTELDLAILDVMMPEIDGFALCQKIREKHTWPIIMLTAKDEETDKITGLTLGADDYVTKPFRPLELMARVKSQLRRYQKYNPARSGSIETPTAPADTIICGDLTMNIKAHTCFLGEKPLVLTPTEFSILRILLENAGNVVSSEELFHKIWQDEYYSKSNNTITVHVRHLREKLGDSMDKPRFIKTIWGVGYKIEN